One region of Gossypium raimondii isolate GPD5lz chromosome 6, ASM2569854v1, whole genome shotgun sequence genomic DNA includes:
- the LOC105772659 gene encoding lupeol synthase isoform X7, with protein sequence MWRLKIGEGGNDPYLYSTNNFLGRQTWEFDPSAGTAEERAEVEEARLNFYNNRYNVQPSSDLLWQMQFLREKKTQQTIPQPKIEDGEEVTYEVTTAAVKRSVHLFSALQSRHGHWPAENSGPMYYIPPLVMSLYITGHLNTIFSREHRKEILRYIYCHQNEDGGWGLSIGVHSTMFCTTLNYICMRLLGVGPDGGLNNACERARKWILDRGAVTTISSWGKTWLSILGVYEWSGCHPMPPEFWLFPSYFPINPAKMLCYCRLTYLPMSYLYGRKFVGPITPLILQLRQELHTEPYDEIDWSKKRHLCAKEDLHYPHTLLQILLWDSLYLFSEPLLNRWPFNKLRKKALKVAMDLIHYEDENSRYITIGCVEKPLCMLACWVEDPNGIYFKKHLARVVDCLWVGEDGMKLQGVASQSWDASLLLQALLATNLYDEIGPTLMKGHNFLKNSQVRDNPPGDFKRMFRHISKGSWTFADQDHGWQVSDCTAESLKCCVNFAMMAPEMVGEKMEEEQFYDAVNVLLSLQSKNGGYPAWEPAGGAFWWEWLNPIEFLEDLTKEYEHVECTSSSIQALAIFKKLYPGHRKIEIENCIRKAAKFIEDVQYPDGSW encoded by the exons atgtgGAGGCTTAAGATAGGGGAAGGTGGCAATGATCCCTACCTTTACAGTACCAACAATTTTCTGGGAAGACAAACGTGGGAGTTCGATCCAAGTGCAGGTACAGCTGAAGAACGAGCTGAGGTTGAAGAAGCTCGTCTTAACTTCTACAACAATCGGTACAATGTTCAGCCCAGTTCTGATCTCCTCTGGCAAATGCAG TTTCTAAGAGAGAAGAAGACGCAACAAACCATTCCCCAACCAAAGATAGAGGATGGTGAAGAAGTGACATATGAAGTTACAACTGCAGCAGTGAAGAGAAGTGTCCACTTGTTTTCAGCACTACAATCAAGACATGGCCATTGGCCAGCTGAAAATTCTGGCCCCATGTATTATATTCCTCCTTTGGTCATGTCTCTCTATATCACAGGACATCTCAATACTATATTCTCTAGAGAGCATCGCAAAGAAATTCTCCGTTATATTTACTGCCACCag AACGAGGATGGAGGATGGGGATTATCCATAGGGGTTCACAGTACAATGTTTTGCACAACTCTCAATTAcatttgtatgcgtttattggGAGTAGGACCTGATGGTGGCCTTAACAATGCTTGCGAGAGAGCTCGAAAGTGGATTCTCGATCGTGGGGCTGTCACTACCATTTCCTCTTGGGGCAAGACTTGGCTTTCA ATATTGGGTGTTTATGAATGGTCAGGCTGCCACCCAATGCCTCCAGAGTTTTGGCTCTTTCCTTCTTATTTTCCCATTAATCCAG CAAAGATGCTTTGTTATTGCCGATTAACTTACCTGCCAATGTCATATTTGTACGGAAGAAAATTCGTGGGTCCAATCACACCTCTGATTTTACAGTTAAGACAAGAACTCCACACTGAACCATATGATGAAATCGATTGGAGCAAAAAGAGGCATTTATGTGCAAAG GAAGATCTCCACTATCCTCATACATTGCTTCAAATATTGCTTTGGGATAGTCTCTACTTATTTTCAGAGCCTCTCCTTAATCGTTGGCCGTttaataaattgagaaaaaaagcTCTTAAAGTAGCAATGGATCTCATTCACTATGAAGATGAAAACAGTCGCTATATTACCATTGGATGTGTGGAAAAG CCTCTATGTATGCTTGCTTGCTGGGTTGAAGATCCAAATGGAATTTATTTTAAGAAGCATCTTGCCAGGGTTGTTGACTGTTTGTGGGTTGGAGAAGATGGAATGAAGCTGCAG GGTGTTGCAAGTCAAAGTTGGGATGCTAGTCTCCTTCTCCAAGCTTTGCTTGCTACCAATTTATATGATGAAATTGGACCAACTCTGATGAAGGGGCATAATTTCTTAAAGAACTCACAG GTTAGGGATAATCCTCCAGGAGACTTTAAAAGAATGTTTAGACACATTTCTAAAGGATCATGGACATTCGCTGATCAAGACCATGGATGGCAAGTTTCTGATTGTACTGCAGAAAGTTTGAAG TGTTGTGTAAATTTTGCAATGATGGCACCAGAAATGGTTGGTGAGAAAATGGAAGAAGAGCAATTTTATGATGCTGTCAATGTTCTTTTATCCTTACAG AGTAAAAATGGTGGTTATCCAGCTTGGGAACCAGCAGGAGGTGCATTCTGGTGGGAg TGGTTGAATCCAATTGAGTTTCTTGAGGATCTGACCAAAGAATATGA GCATGTAGAGTGCACTTCATCATCAATCCAGGCACTAGCTATTTTCAAGAAACTATACCCAGGGCATAGAAAAATAGAGATTGAAAATTGCATCAGAAAAGCTGCAAAGTTCATTGAAGATGTACAATACCCTGATGGTTCTTGGTAA
- the LOC105772659 gene encoding lupeol synthase isoform X5, producing MWRLKIGEGGNDPYLYSTNNFLGRQTWEFDPSAGTAEERAEVEEARLNFYNNRYNVQPSSDLLWQMQFLREKKTQQTIPQPKIEDGEEVTYEVTTAAVKRSVHLFSALQSRHGHWPAENSGPMYYIPPLVMSLYITGHLNTIFSREHRKEILRYIYCHQNEDGGWGLSIGVHSTMFCTTLNYICMRLLGVGPDGGLNNACERARKWILDRGAVTTISSWGKTWLSILGVYEWSGCHPMPPEFWLFPSYFPINPAKMLCYCRLTYLPMSYLYGRKFVGPITPLILQLRQELHTEPYDEIDWSKKRHLCAKEDLHYPHTLLQILLWDSLYLFSEPLLNRWPFNKLRKKALKVAMDLIHYEDENSRYITIGCVEKPLCMLACWVEDPNGIYFKKHLARVVDCLWVGEDGMKLQGVASQSWDASLLLQALLATNLYDEIGPTLMKGHNFLKNSQVRDNPPGDFKRMFRHISKGSWTFADQDHGWQVSDCTAESLKCCVNFAMMAPEMVGEKMEEEQFYDAVNVLLSLQSKNGGYPAWEPAGGAFWWEWLNPIEFLEDLTKEYEHVECTSSSIQALAIFKKLYPGHRKIEIENCIRKAAKFIEDVQYPDGSWYGSWGIYFFYGTWFALLGLKAARKNFKNYLAIRKGVEFLLKTQKEDDG from the exons atgtgGAGGCTTAAGATAGGGGAAGGTGGCAATGATCCCTACCTTTACAGTACCAACAATTTTCTGGGAAGACAAACGTGGGAGTTCGATCCAAGTGCAGGTACAGCTGAAGAACGAGCTGAGGTTGAAGAAGCTCGTCTTAACTTCTACAACAATCGGTACAATGTTCAGCCCAGTTCTGATCTCCTCTGGCAAATGCAG TTTCTAAGAGAGAAGAAGACGCAACAAACCATTCCCCAACCAAAGATAGAGGATGGTGAAGAAGTGACATATGAAGTTACAACTGCAGCAGTGAAGAGAAGTGTCCACTTGTTTTCAGCACTACAATCAAGACATGGCCATTGGCCAGCTGAAAATTCTGGCCCCATGTATTATATTCCTCCTTTGGTCATGTCTCTCTATATCACAGGACATCTCAATACTATATTCTCTAGAGAGCATCGCAAAGAAATTCTCCGTTATATTTACTGCCACCag AACGAGGATGGAGGATGGGGATTATCCATAGGGGTTCACAGTACAATGTTTTGCACAACTCTCAATTAcatttgtatgcgtttattggGAGTAGGACCTGATGGTGGCCTTAACAATGCTTGCGAGAGAGCTCGAAAGTGGATTCTCGATCGTGGGGCTGTCACTACCATTTCCTCTTGGGGCAAGACTTGGCTTTCA ATATTGGGTGTTTATGAATGGTCAGGCTGCCACCCAATGCCTCCAGAGTTTTGGCTCTTTCCTTCTTATTTTCCCATTAATCCAG CAAAGATGCTTTGTTATTGCCGATTAACTTACCTGCCAATGTCATATTTGTACGGAAGAAAATTCGTGGGTCCAATCACACCTCTGATTTTACAGTTAAGACAAGAACTCCACACTGAACCATATGATGAAATCGATTGGAGCAAAAAGAGGCATTTATGTGCAAAG GAAGATCTCCACTATCCTCATACATTGCTTCAAATATTGCTTTGGGATAGTCTCTACTTATTTTCAGAGCCTCTCCTTAATCGTTGGCCGTttaataaattgagaaaaaaagcTCTTAAAGTAGCAATGGATCTCATTCACTATGAAGATGAAAACAGTCGCTATATTACCATTGGATGTGTGGAAAAG CCTCTATGTATGCTTGCTTGCTGGGTTGAAGATCCAAATGGAATTTATTTTAAGAAGCATCTTGCCAGGGTTGTTGACTGTTTGTGGGTTGGAGAAGATGGAATGAAGCTGCAG GGTGTTGCAAGTCAAAGTTGGGATGCTAGTCTCCTTCTCCAAGCTTTGCTTGCTACCAATTTATATGATGAAATTGGACCAACTCTGATGAAGGGGCATAATTTCTTAAAGAACTCACAG GTTAGGGATAATCCTCCAGGAGACTTTAAAAGAATGTTTAGACACATTTCTAAAGGATCATGGACATTCGCTGATCAAGACCATGGATGGCAAGTTTCTGATTGTACTGCAGAAAGTTTGAAG TGTTGTGTAAATTTTGCAATGATGGCACCAGAAATGGTTGGTGAGAAAATGGAAGAAGAGCAATTTTATGATGCTGTCAATGTTCTTTTATCCTTACAG AGTAAAAATGGTGGTTATCCAGCTTGGGAACCAGCAGGAGGTGCATTCTGGTGGGAg TGGTTGAATCCAATTGAGTTTCTTGAGGATCTGACCAAAGAATATGA GCATGTAGAGTGCACTTCATCATCAATCCAGGCACTAGCTATTTTCAAGAAACTATACCCAGGGCATAGAAAAATAGAGATTGAAAATTGCATCAGAAAAGCTGCAAAGTTCATTGAAGATGTACAATACCCTGATGGTTCTTG